The following DNA comes from Emys orbicularis isolate rEmyOrb1 chromosome 13, rEmyOrb1.hap1, whole genome shotgun sequence.
CTCAGCCTCTTCAGAGGTTGAATCAAGGGAGACGCAGCTTTCCATGGAGAAGGATACAAGTATGAGGACACCTCTGCACTTTGTAAATAGTGGGGGAAGAGCATGTTCTAAGACAGATTGCAGCAGCCGCTCATCCATTCAAGGATATGCAGGTCTCTCTACTGAGAAAATCCAGCTTTTGCAGAAAGAGGAGATAGAAGAACCTCAGCTGAGGATCCTGAGTCCTGGTGGCCAAACATTGGTAAACAAGAGCTCATTGCTTCAAGCTTGGGCTGTGCTGTGGTTACAGGTGAGCACCGTCTTCCTGACTGCATTTCTGTACCACCTTCCAAACAGGGGCATGAATGTGCTTTGTGAGTATTACAGGgataagatgggtgaggtaatatcttttattggataaaCTTATGTTGGTGAacaagagaagcttttgagctacacagagctcttcaggtgaACATTTACAGTTTTAGCCTCTCCTTCCCACAGCAGTGACAGTCAGCGTTTATAGCACCATTTAATAGAGATGGAGCTTGAGATCCATGTCTTGTGACAGGTCCTCAATTGGGGATCTGCCCCACTGACACAAATGGGGCTaccttgatttacaccagatgaggatctggcttaGTGTGTCCCCAAATGGGGTGGTGAGTGGTGACAGAGTGTTACTAGCCCGGATCACACATGCCAGATTGTTTCTAGACTCTGAGTTCAGGGACAGCATCTTTTTTCCCCAACCCTTCAGTGCCattcttgttcttgtattatcaTCCCACACTCATTATGGAGTGCAGAGGGTCACTCCCCAGTTCGGGTTGCACATCAGCCTGGTTTGGTCCCTTACTAAGATACACCGCCCAAAGAGCTGTATTTTATTACTGCTACACAGTGAACGTCGGGAAATAGAAAAGGCATTGCCAGTCCCTCACCACGTCACCATCACCACCGCAGTAACTAAGGGAGAATTTACTCCACTTCATAATTTTCAACATAAACTGATCTCTTGTGAGGGGATGAAAATTGTTCCTTTTCCTATAGGGCATTGAAATGTTGAATATACCAGGATATATGTTGTGACGTTATAGACACaaactgtgactgtatagacTGCAACCAAGCTCTTGTACAGAGAGGAttaagtaaggtgtctatgaggaggttataatttgctggttatgattatgctaccTGTTCCCATGTATcatgtttgtatttaaagttataagtattgtcTCTAtactatctgtatttcaaacttgtgctatgcttcagGGTGAGACCCCACACAATTTGCATCTGCCTGGCATGCTTGATGACCCATTAATGACCATGAGCTGTataactgacccattgagagaaggcagatacaccttgtgactcagaaAGGCATACAGGGaaatgcctatggacagaactctaaggtttttctatgccatgTGCTGGGTAGCATGTATTTGAGACAAAGGAAGAACAAGCCACATGgaaaaggactataaaaggcagctgcatcatctccattttgtcttcaatcctgcttcttacctctagaggaactttgctacaaactgaagctctgaacaaaggactgaatgacccatccaagctgtggatgtactccagagacttgatttgaatcagcagtttattccatcaccgctaaaagcctgaaccaagaactttgccattactgtatgtaattgattccatttaaccaattttagctctcatctatatttctttctttttatgaataaacctttagattttagattctaaaggattggcaacagtgtgatttatgggtaagatctgatgtgtatattgacctgggtatgggGCTTGGtcttttgggatcaggagaatCTTTCTTCTTTGATTGGGATATTGCTTTTCATACCAGTCATCCACATAAAGAGTGATGTTGGTGGTGATATTGGGAAATTGGAGTGTCCAAGGGAATTtcttgtgtgacttatggttagccagtgagtTTAAACAAAGttctctctgtttggctggtttggcgtcccttaatagtaaaggaactCTAGCTTTGGGCACTAactgccctgctcaaagcaattttatcctgaattgatactctcagtagtgtacTGCCAGAGGCTGCATCATTCCATATAGTTAGATTAATTTCCATTATTTCTAACAAGAAATCAATATATATGGAAACTAGACTTCAATGAAAAATCTGAGGCCAAGATTTTAGTTGACGTAATTATTCGTTTTGACTCCTAAGACCTGGCATGGTTCTGGCTATTGACAGAAGTGAAATATAGAACTTAAGCATCATTGTTAAGCTCTGGTATGTCACAAGATGGGATATGATAGATAGCCAAGGTCTGATATGACagatcagaccaattctctatCAGAGATATAGACTGTTATATTAGTCATTGCTCTGATATGGCAGAGGGAGGTCTACATATGCACGAATGTTTTGTCTCCCGACTGAGACTGCTGGCACTTTGCTCTGAAATCTACATTTAGCCTTAAAATTTCAGCCTGTAACCAGGAGAGGAAGGGAATGTTCTGAATATTTATGGTATTAATTCACAAGACATGATTAACTTTTAATGCTATGTTCTTCCAATTCTATTTCCCAGCTTGTTTTTTTGTTCCTAGCCCCAACCCATGGCAGACACAGATTGGAGAAACCAAACGACCGTCACACAATTAATCCTCCTGGGATTTGGGGATTTCCCTCACCTGCAAATTCTTCTCTTTCTActgttcctagtgatctacatgGCAACCGTGGCTGGGAACACTCTCATCGTGGTGCTTGTTGTCACTggtcagcaccttcacacccccatgtacttttttCTGGGCAACTTGTCCTACTTGGAGATCTGCTACACCTCGACCTTCCTGCCCCGGTTACTGTCTAGTCtgctgactggggacagaaccatctCAGTGAGTGGCTGCATCACACAACTGTATTTCTCTGGCTCTCTGGCAGCTACAGAATGCTATCTCCTAGCAGCAATGTCCTATGATAGGTATTTAGCGATATGTAAACCCCTGCACTATTCAACTCTTATGAATAACAGGTTTCGCCTCCAGTTGGCTGCTGGGTCATGGTTAAATGGTTGTTTGGCCAGTACTGTCTTAATATTATTCATATCACAGTTAACATTCTGTGGCccg
Coding sequences within:
- the LOC135888476 gene encoding olfactory receptor 6N1-like, whose amino-acid sequence is MADTDWRNQTTVTQLILLGFGDFPHLQILLFLLFLVIYMATVAGNTLIVVLVVTGQHLHTPMYFFLGNLSYLEICYTSTFLPRLLSSLLTGDRTISVSGCITQLYFSGSLAATECYLLAAMSYDRYLAICKPLHYSTLMNNRFRLQLAAGSWLNGCLASTVLILFISQLTFCGPNEIDHFYCDPIPLMELSCSDTHLSMLVDFIIISVFTLPPFLLTLMSYVFILGSILRIPSTTGRQKAFSTCSSHLTVVTIFYGTIMTVHMLPKRDTLRDLKKVLSFCFTVLTPLVNPLIYSLRNREVKEALSKAVSKYSFHQKNMKRL